GCTGAAACGGGTTCTCATACACTAATCCAATTTTTcctacaaaaatatttaatacTTAACACTTTCGTGTCGTAACAGGATTTCTGGATTTTACAGGCGCATTTTCTCATCAGCtgttacatttcattttcctcCTTTGAAATCTTTTCCTTTGAGTCTTTTCACTTTCATAAAGCAACTGCATCCTTTCCTGGGAAAGGTTCGCTAACTTTCTCAGGCAAAAAATTGAAGGACTTTCCAGGACCCcgtttttgaaaattcaagGCCTACTTTTGCATATGATTTCACTACCTTATAAAACGTCGTTACAAGTGAAATCTTTTGGGCATTCAGATTGCACTCTAAGCCTGAAAATATATCATACGCTAAGGCCTAATTTTAAAAACGCTCAGCTTCCTAATCTTATTAGGATTGATATTTGACCCTGAGTTAACTGGtctgatatcaaattttccttccttttcgaGAACGAAAACTAGTGCGAGTTCATTTTCTTGGTCGTCGTTCGCATGCTTCGTTGTCTATGACAAGTAACGCAGGCGGGAAACTCGTGTGAGCTGTTCGTCGAAGACCATATTTTGAGGAAAAGTCGTCTTCACACGAACGAGATTTAAAGACCACTTTTGTACTTCCTACTCatcaaaaatcatttcaatGATTTAAGAGGTCTTAAAAGGCGTCTCATTCGTCGTGTGTGTCATCCAACTACAGTATTATTGCGATTTTTACTTAAAAACacgtaaagaaaaaaacagggTAAAGAACGCGGAACTGTTTGTTGAGCACGAAAAAAGTACCAGATCTCTCGCGGACAAAACTCGTAGTCGTCTTCGGTCTCCTcggatctaaagctctctaacgTCTGTACACAGAGCTGATTtcattgaagaaagaaaaccgGAATAAACATAGAAAACTCCTGAAATCAGGCTGAGATCTAAGATCGGCTGGAACTAACTCAAAAGTGACATTCCATGCTGTAATCTGATCTTCCTCTGGAGTTTGCGGAGTTATGAGAAGGgctcttgttgtttacttACGAGTTTACAGTCTGAGTGGAAGTCATCTCACTTGATATAAGAGGGACTTCCGCTCAAGAATTGCCACAAGACAAGCGGAAGTCATCTCACTTGACTTCCGCAACTGCTGAAGACTTCTGCCCGTAGACAGATCAGTTTGCCAACAACAATCCTTCTAAGAACTTTACTGATTTAGACGGCCAGATTCCAGCAACGTAAATTTAAGTGCGAGACGGGGCGAAAGTGCATTCCTTTTGCTTGATGTAATAGGTATCGACACTTTTCCCTTTAGGGGAGCAGTGACGGAATGACAGAGGCTACAAGAGTTCCAGTGGAGAAATAgctatttgaaataaaatccaTATCCTTATTTCATGCAAATAAACACTTACTTTGTCACGCCACACAATCGATGACATGCTAACGCAACATAGGTGTAGACCATGGCTTGTAATGCAGCTGTCTGTAACGGCCATAGGATCTTACAACCAATTGCTCCGAAAGGCCATTTGTCCGATGACTGTGAGACAAGATCGAATGGAATCGAAGAGATCACCAGAACAAGACCAGACAGAGCCAGGTTCTGCATTAACATAATGAAACTCTTGGCTGTTCTTCTGTGCCGTCGAAACTTTCTCCACAGGACGAGAAGCATCAAAATATTCGCTGTAACACTGATTGCGAGGACCGAAATGTAAAGAACAAGGTTGGCGAGTCGGAAGTGTGCTTTCGTGGCCGCTGACTCCGTTGGCGGAGGATCTGTGCTTGAGGATTCCATTGCAAGACTTTCTTTTCAACCGAGCTGCAAGGAATATGAGAAGTTGTCAATCGAAGTGCGCCAGAAACCACAATTGACAACTCATGAAAGTGACGTAATGGTCGACCTCTCCATggggaaaaaagttttcatcaaTAAATCATATTTAAATAAGGTTTGGTCAACTGAGGATTTTACTTTGTATTTCAGCGGAGCTTCAGTGCCCGAAGCGCACCAGCGAAGCACTACCATTGGTAAGGAAAATTGGTAACTCGTCAAGctgagaaaatttggttatgaCGTCACGGTGTGAGCGTCCTTCGCCCGTACAGACTCTTGGGGGAGGGGAAGGGCCGTCCAACGTCACCTGCGATTCCAGGTGTTCTCAATCAATGCGTTTAATATACCTCTTGAGGTCACTCTCACATCAAAATTAGGCTAAACCAGAACTAGTTAGCACACATAACAAGAATTGTCTTATTGAGTAAATACAAGGGCTCAACTAtggagctccgcttttaggcttggctaaatctattTAGTATtaaccaaatcagtggataccaattttcgcgcgttttgattggctcccgttacttggaatatccttggatattcactgttttgcaaacggagagaaaaatggcgcgtcgtttcgcgaaagtttcagaagaagaaattgtggccattaatgaaacagcatttttttatccatatgatttggtaaatactaaaacaactattccccttagggtcggtgaagagcggtggatatatacctcgacgcttcgcgtctcggtatatatccaccactattcacctccccttcgggggatagttgtataatattattactatataGTCTAGTACTGCACAACTTGTGCAGCACTCTTCAGATAAAACTGCCGAAGTTtgtgtatacatatatatacatttccAAACGATGCAACCTTTTGCCTAACTGAAAAAAACCACATTATTAGAGCCGACAAGGCAAGTAACCTCAACAAAAGaagtaaattaattttcaaatgccGCCACTTGAACAAATACTTCCTAATGAACATCGATCTCGGATTACAATAGATTACTAATTAACAAACCATTGTATACATTAGAAACGACGGTTTGCGAACGCATCGAGCACCATACTGCatatttatatatgtatatgtatatgtataacTTCCATGGATAAATACTTCTTTATTCATCAGGTACTTTGAAAGTCGTTTTGTTGGTATGTCACGAAACGGGTCCAAAAATTCCCCGTggggagcattgcgtgacatccTGCAAAACGGCAACGATGAAGACTATCACTTCCGTTAAAAGTATTGAAACACTTTGCGCTCCCTTTCTGAAAACGACGCGAGATTCCAAAATCTGTTTCTTTGTATACTTTCTCAACGGTTTTTGTCACGGATTGTAGCAATAACAGGGAGCAGGAGCCTATAAGTAGGCTCCTGCAGGGAGCTATCACAAAGCATCTTGTGGGAAGAGAATCGAGACAACATCTGtgccaatgaaaataaattcgTAAATGTAAAGAATGAGTTCTCGCGGACTCAGACAGCCAACCAGAGGTGAGATTGTTATAACTTATTAAACGTAGAGATTCCCCGTTTGGGAGGAAAGATTGTGTGACGAACCAGAAGAATGTCTGGCTAGGAGACAAAACTACGCGTTCCGAAAACACACAATCAGACGCGAACCGGATTGAACTATTCGCGGGAAATGTGATCACGTATCCCTCTGAGAATAGTTCATCctgtgtgaaaaaaaaacacagtgTTTAAGGCGGTTTCAATTCACTGAAATCTGCAAACGAGAATATCTTTACGGCCGGCTGCAATAAAATTAGTTTATAAAAAAAGTTTGCGACGCGTTTAATAGCCGCAAACAGCGATGGGCTAAACACTCTTGTACATGAAAAAACACAAGTCAAAACAAGATGAGTGAAGTCTCGTTGATAATCGAAGGCCACCCGATGTTGTACTCAAACAGACTAATCACGATGAAACGGAAGGAAATAGAAAgcaattaataatgataaaaataatcattatcattCAGTATGACGGTCTCCGAGTTATTTGGTCGAGCACAATCGTTTTGCTTGTTATGTAAACTACAAATTAAGTCAAatacaaattgaaattatgGCTTTTGGGGAAAGTGCAGACGGGAGTACACAATGAAAAGCCTCTTAGAGCAGAGTAACTGAGTAGAGAACAAAGAAACTCAATCCACCTTTGGCGTCATGTCCGGGTTTCGAACTCGGGGCAAATTGGTGAAAGGCGAATGTTTCAGCACAGCGCCAATCCATCGCTTGTTTACTTTTGTCTTCACCCCTGATGGTTCGTGTGTTTACGTTCAAGCCTCGACCACATATTAGCGGAAAGACAAAAATGCTATGGGCAATTTtccgcgaaaaaaaaaaaaagaagtcgGACTGGAATTCTTAAGATGTTCCGGCTCATACGTACATGAAAAGGAATTTCCGTCGTCTGAGCTTTTCGTGTCGAAATGCtagctaaaacaaaaaacgccAGGAcgttaaaacaaaattgtgttAGTGCTTGGAATTTGCGTAGTGacctttgaaaactgttcaaCTTGGCTCGTCTCATAATTCGTGGCAGCAACAGTGTACGACAAATATAGACAATCGTTGAGTATTTACAGCAAACTGTGGAAAATTTCAGTGATCGGAAAGCAAAACTAAATGCTTGTGCGTTCCAAGTCCTAAGTCTAAGCGCAAGAAGTCACGCTAGACATTTCAAATATTTAGagtaaaaatttatttaacaGATAAAAACATTAAGTTCTTCTATTTGTAGAATAAATTCTGTTAATGTAATGGTCTTTATCGCACTTAGTGTAGAAATCTGCGGAATGCCGCGAAGATTTCTAATACTAAAAACCAAAATTCGGCACTTAAGACAGGTCCAAACAAAGAACTCTTCTtagaatgataaaaaaatgaagtttaaGAAACGTTTCGCACGATGTAAAATTCAATTAACGAGACGACTCACATCAACATGAAGAAATGCACCGGAATTTAACGTTTCGTGTTATAATGCGGAAAGGTTTCCGTGGAGCTTAAGTAAGGATAAAAAGGAGTGTTTGCAACGCTTATACACAAGTTCACAACCTCAAAAATTTGGTCAGGTCTGTGTCATAAGGGTTGTTAGATTTGAAGTATTTAATGACGTGGGGTGGTTCTCAAACAAACGTAGTAAACACAAGTTCCCTTTGTAAATTTCGCATTTCACTTAGGTTTTCTAGATTAGTAAGATATGAACTTGCTGCTTAACCAGTTATTGACTAAAATAAAAAGTAGAACGGGCGACTAATTGGTGCTCATTTTTTAAGCTACTCAATGTTTAACAGGAAAAGTATGTGCGGCGCGTAAGGCAGTCGTGCCTACGCGataactgaaaacaacaagttgtCAACTTTGAGAACAAGTGACAGGCATATTCTGTTTCATAGAGTATAATTTGTCGGTTGCGAAAAGCAACGCGTCTTCCGATGAAGTTCATAGCCCAAAGGATGAATATACGTTTTTGCGAATGAGTAATGGAATAAAGGCCACACATGACAGTCATCTCGATCCGGTTGCGGCGAAATTtcagattttgaaataaagaGTGCGAAAACACTGACCAGCATAGCACAATTTCTAGTTACTGACTGTTACATGCAAAAGACTTGGCTCGAGCTATCCTCAAATGCGCTTTCAACTGAAACGAAGACCGgtactacaaaaaaaaaaaacggaactTTTCTCTTTTACGATGCACAGTGAGAGCTCAATGTGTCATCGGTTACAGAAATACGCTCCCTAGGTTTGAATACACAAAAAATATTCACCTTTAACTTCAAACGTCGCGACGAGTTGCTCTCCATGTTTAGACAATGGTGCTCAACGTGGTACAATAAACAGTAATAAAGCTTTTTCTAAATTCAAAGTCGCTGAAAAACGCAAGCATTGAACGCACAAAACCACTTGCTCGTCGCTAGCGGACGAACAGGTCTTATGCTTTGAGGCTggcgtttttcaaaacagctaAATCCCTCTAGATGTCGTCAAAAAGCTAGATGTTAAACTTAAGACTTACGATTTTCCAACGTCCACTAGCTTTATGAGGAAGAGCGCGAAATGGTAagtaaaaacaatacaaaattaacCAACACTCACCCAACGATGTTTCGACCGATGATAGTTCGATAATGTGCAGGAACGGTAAAAGGTTCAGAGGCATGCTTTGAGGTATCAAATAACAAGCTAATAGATCTGTGTTCCTGTTTGACAGATCTCAAGACACTTAGCGCTGTTATGGAGACATGTGGTCTGTCTAACATGAAACACATTAACTATTTAGGAAATTTACATTTCTCCAGCGGAAGGTGAGGTCGGCAAATTTCTTCGGGTCTAGAAATGTTACAAGTGAATTCCCGATTGGAGCTCTAACCGTTAAGTGTGCAAAAAGATGAGCCATTGTTTTTGAAGATGATTGTGAAAATCCCATCTCTTCAAGATAAGCTGCGTTCACGTGGatttgtgcattttttcaaagttactGGAGTCCTTAGTAACTGTTGCACACTGAGAAAAGGCCTAACAAATCGATTTAAAAGGAATTAGAAAACAGTGTTAACCACGACATGCAACTgtcaaacaataatttgcatGATGTAACACAGGCAAACGGCTTCTTAATTGCGACATCTGTTAAAAccgaagggaaaaaaaaccgGCTCTTCTCAACCAAAGCTGCCACATTCGTAATGTGGAACGAGCGATTGCAGAAGTTctccaaaaaaaaccttgGCTAGGCAAATGTCGAAAATGTTACGCTGAGGAGGCCGAACAAGGCCGAAACAGCTGTCAATGGTTGTTTAGTATCGTGTATTTTGCGCACGCGTTCGGTGATTTAATCGCCGTAACCATGTGCCAGATCGAACCTCGGTTGCTGtggccacaacgcagggtcccAGCTACCAGACGATCGCACTTTCTGTGATATTACCTAAGAGATGTATCAAGATCATTGCAGGAAAAAGTCCCGTTCGGGAACAATATGAGAGGAACAACTGCCGGGACCTGGTTTACAATCAAGGCTTTTGTGTCTGTTCGCGTTGTCACAGTAACTGGTCAGTGGTCATCACCATTACGCAATCGAGTTCTTGATCTTTGAGTTCGGTACTTTGCGTGTTAGTAAGGTGACAAATATTCTTGGTACTACTTGCTTTTTGtgagtttcattttcagaaacGGGTTTTTAATACTTAAACCACGTCCGTAACGAATAGCTGCACAAGGGAGTCATTTTGAGTGGAGTAGTGTGCAGTTTGCCGACTCGAGCTCACAAAGCCTTTAACTGCCCTCTCCCTCAGGGCACAAAACAAAGATGGGTTTCCAAGTGCGGCAGAGAATTGGTTATACATAAAGCTTTTCGCAAGGATTTTTGAGACTGGTTGGATTCAAAGTGTAACTTGCATGAAGCGACAGAGGTAAGTCGAATAATTTTCACACTCACTTCGTGTTGACATGTGCTTGTTCGGCTTGCTTTCCTTGttcacttatttatttatttaccacaCATTCACTCCACTAAATTTCAAACCGATGATTaattaatcaatcaattaattaatCGCTACAAACACAGTAAAGCCGTCTGGCTTTAGACTTGACGCTCAACAacttttgtaaacaaaattttgttccCTCGGACTCGCTTGTGAGTATTAACCTCACGAGAAATACAATTTCACATTGAATGCAACTTCAGTTTGGTTCTGGCAAAATGTATATTATGAAATCAGAACTCTCCAAAAGGTGAGCCGAGTTTGAAAGCTAAGTTTACAGTATTTGTTTTAGGTTTTAACCTTTTTCGCTGTCGACACTTCGACTTcgtgttttcttttatgcCGTTGACCAACAAAATACTGCATCGCACCCCCAAAAACGTAATTCCGCTGTCTCATTCGTGATATTCGAACGGAATGTCTCACGGCCAGCTGTTCCAGAGCACAAAAGATAGATTAACTAACCTTCACTTAAGATATAACCCAGACACAAACGCACACCCTAATGTTACAAACAGGTATTTTAGGCTTGCAACTTAACTGGAAACTTCGTAACGTTTGTAAAAAATAAGCATGCATCTAATCGCAGACAATTCTGGAAAGGAGTTGTATTTTCTAAGGTGTATTTTGCAGCGATGTGCCCCCTTCTGTAAGCtgattgtttttctcttgtgcAGTGTGACGTTTGTACTAATTTCTCTCTTTGCGACACGTTGGGTGGAGTTCTACATtgctggggggggggggggggggggcagaaaTTGAAATTCTGAATATGATTTAAAGAAAGTCAAATGAGAGTTTGATCTCTTCTCAAATGATTTGGTATTCTCACACTTTCCCATATGTAAATCACATTACCACTTGTCCaaacaatgataaataaaTCGAGTCTTTACATTTGAGATATCCCTTAAAATACTAAGCTATGTCACCTAACGTTTTCTATGGACACCTGTACCGTGCCTTTCTACAGCTGAACTTTAGTCAGCACTCGCCTGTTTTCCCGCGCGAAAagttaaccaatcaaaacaacaagATGACAtcagcaaagaaaattgagtGTGGAGAGAGCTTTTGTGGTTCGTTTCGAATGTTTTCGCTCTCTTCGTTGTCCGAAATATTTGACAGTCCTGGCATCTTTTGATTGGTGGAAGTTTTTCCACGATTTCTTCTCCCACCAGAACGTGTTTTGGAGAATCTTGTCGTGCTCATGAACAGCTACGAGTAGACACGTTTCCAGAACCCTCGGCAAGATCATGGAACACGGTGGCACTGACCATGGCTTATTATGCTCATACTGTGAACATCTTTGCATTTGCAAGGTAAATTATAAGATATTTTACAAGCAATGTTTCGGTAACAAATTTTTGCATAAAGAGTTTTGAATCCAGTTGGGTTTCCTGCATATAATGCTTGAAGGTGACTGTTGACCGTTAAAGAAATTAAGCAAAAAAGAATAACAGTATCGCGGACCTTCTACTTGGGTGTTACGACCTCAGGGAGCCCCGTGCGATGGGAATGGTCCGAGTATATTTTCCTCTATCCCTGGGAGACTTTTTGTTGCATTCACTAGGAGATCTTAAGCAGAGATCACAGAAAACAGCTGCCTTTCATCGGTTAGCAGTTGTTGAAGGCGGTTGTAAGCAGCTCTTAGGGAAGAAGCACTGTGTCCTTTCAACAGGTTAACATTCGGCAAAAAGTAGTGTGGTAGTTCCTTTCGCTTCAAGCATTCCTGAATGAACCTcaacacacaaagaaatcTCTCTCCAAGCTGGTCCATCTGCCAGTCAGATTCAATGGCGGCGTAGTGTAGAAATGCAGTTTTAATCAAGTAGTATTCAAAGACACGAAGTTTCCTATCGGACCTGAAGATAAATTTCAGAATTTTTAGACATTCGAGCCGACATGTGGAACTGTTAGAGCGGTCTAAAGTCGAAACAATATCTCTTTCTTTCAGAGAGAATGTTCGACACCATAACACAGACCGCTCTGTGTTGCTTTCGAGTTCAGATTGTGTGCTCTCTTGGAAAGCATACGGAACATAAAAGCGATCGCCCGTAGTGTCATCCGGAATCTTCAAACAAGGTATCATCTGCGCGGTTACTGAGCCACCTCGGTTGGTATCCCGGATGACAATCTCAACCGCTGACCCATTCCTCTGCGTCCGCACCCTTGCGGCGTCTGCAAACCTGTTTGTATTCTCATTCCAGTCCTGTGCTAACTTGTCAAGCcagttttgaattttctccGGGTGAAAATAGCCTCGTTTATCCGTGAGCTTGACCAATTTAGCCTCAGCTTCTTCCTCACAGAGCCTTAGTCTCGAATACAGCGGTGGGACTACGTCTTCGACGTCCACATCTCCGGGTGACGTCTTGATAACCACTAACACGTGGAACTCGTTGCCTCTTGTGCTTTCGAGTCGCTCGTACGTCGAGCCAACGTATTCCACATTACGAAGGATACCTGTCTGTTTCTTGCCATATTCTAGGAGTTTCTGCGTTTGTTCATACACCAGTTGTTTCGACCATTGTGTATCGCTACCAGATAGGCGAACTTTTTCTTGGTGAAATCTGCGCAGATTTTTCAACAACTCCTCGGGTCGTATTGGATTGGTTCTCAATTCTGGTGCTGATGCAGCACTGTAAAGGTGATCAGTGGAAGCGAACTGTGCAGCATTGCTGCTAATTGGGTCAAATGTCAGATCGCCACAAGAAGCGTCACCTCGCCCATGCctagaagaaaatcaaaggcTCCTATGAACCAACTCATTTCCTTGAGTAGTGGGTCGTTTCGCTCTCGCATTCAGTGAGTTCGCTAACAAGTGGTTCGCTTGCCTCGTAGGCCGTTTCGCTACCTCTTGATGATATGGCGATGATTCGTTCGCACAAAAGTGATTTTACGCTCTTGAGCAAATATAACTGAATATTGATCTATCGAGCATGGAGCAATTAGCAAGACCAACAAAATATGTTAGCGAAACGAGTCTTAACAATTAGCATTCTGACAGAATACGTTCGCGGAACGACCAAGAATGCCAGAAGAAGAGTAGGTCACAATGTCCTAAAATTCCAAGAATATTGACAATgaacaaaacgcaaactttgGCGGAGATAAATATCAGAAGCAAACA
The DNA window shown above is from Acropora palmata chromosome 7, jaAcrPala1.3, whole genome shotgun sequence and carries:
- the LOC141886155 gene encoding cyclic GMP-AMP synthase-like encodes the protein MGAQGSTLDMRHGRGDASCGDLTFDPISSNAAQFASTDHLYSAASAPELRTNPIRPEELLKNLRRFHQEKVRLSGSDTQWSKQLVYEQTQKLLEYGKKQTGILRNVEYVGSTYERLESTRGNEFHVLVVIKTSPGDVDVEDVVPPLYSRLRLCEEEAEAKLVKLTDKRGYFHPEKIQNWLDKLAQDWNENTNRFADAARVRTQRNGSAVEIVIRDTNRGGSVTAQMIPCLKIPDDTTGDRFYVPYAFQESTQSELESNTERSVLWCRTFSLKERDIVSTLDRSNSSTCRLECLKILKFIFRSDRKLRVFEYYLIKTAFLHYAAIESDWQMDQLGERFLCVLRFIQECLKRKELPHYFLPNVNLLKGHSASSLRAAYNRLQQLLTDERQLFSVISA